TTGCTGCTCAATTATCTGAGAGTAAAGCCCTTGTACCATTAGATGAGCTAGAGGGATGGGACGAGGTAAAAGAAAGCCGTAATATGGCTGAAACCATGAAGGGTTGGGAATTTGCTGACGGTCACCAGTATGTATTGCCAATTTACTCAAATGCCATGCTATTTGGCTGGAGATTAGACATTTTAAAAGAGCTTGGCTATAACGAACCGCCGAAAACGTATAGTGAAATGTTAGATGTAGCAGAAAAATTAAAAGCGAAATATCCTGATAAATATTTATGGGCAAAGGCAGACCTTGCTGACCCAACAGCCTGGAAAAGATGGTTTGACTTCTTCATGCTGTATGATGCAGCATCCAACGGTAACAAGTTTGTTGAAGGTACTAAATTCACAGGTGAGCAAAAGGCCGGCGAACAAGTACTTGGCCTAATGGATGATTTACGTAAAGCGGATGCGTTGTTAACAAGACAGTCAAAAGATCCATTTGAAAGTGGTTTAGGGATTTTCGTGGATGTTGGTCCTTGGACCATTCCATACTGGGCAGAGAAATTCCCGGAATTAAAGTTTAATGAAACATTTACATTAGCAGCGCCGCCAGTACCAGACGGCGTGGATACAGAAAATGTTAAAACGTTTGCTGATACAAAAGGTTTAGTGATTTATGCTTCTGCAACAAAAGAGCAACAAAAAGCAGCAATGACCTTCATTAACTGGGTTTATTCTACTCCTGATAATGATTTGAAATGGCTTGAAAAGACAAGCTTACCACCAGCTCGTGATGATTTAACAACAAATGATACATTTAAAGCGTTCTTTGATAAAAATCCAGCATTACAACCATATGCAGCTGCCGTTCCTAATGGTATCCCGCCAATGGATAACTCAAAATACAATGATATTCAGACATTTATTGGTCAACATGCTTTCAATCCAGTGGTAAAAGGTGAAAAGGATCCAAAAACTGGATGGAAGGACATGCAAAAGGCAATTAAGGAGGCTCTTAAATAATGAGCACAAAGCACGGAAGGATGGGCTGGCTATTTGCCAGTCCTTATCTTATATATGCATTAGTCTTCTTTTTGATCCCACTTGTGTGGTCACTATTCTTATCGTTTACGGATTGGAATTTAATTTCACCAACCTTTACATTCGTTGGACTTGAGAACTATATGGAGGCTTTTCGAAGTCCTGGTGTTCAGAGTGCATTTTTCGTTACTTTTAAATTTCTGGCAGTATTTGTACCTTTAGTGGTTGCGTCATCGATTATTGTTGCTTTAATCGTTCAGGGATTACCAAAATTTAAAGGGCTATTTTTAATCGGCTTTTTCCTCCCTTATTTAGCATCAGGAGTTGTATCATCCTTTATCGTAAAAGGGATTTTATCTTACAACAGTCCGGTGAATGAATTCTTGCGGAACTCATTGGGCTTAGATATTAATTGGCTTGGAAGTCCTTTTGCAGCACTCTTTGTGGTTGCAATGATTATCGCCTGGAAATTCACTGGGTATTATGCGCTGATTTTAACATCAGGTTTTGAAAGTATTGGTACCGAAATTTACGAAGCAGCCATGATTGATGGGGTAACTCCGTGGCAGCGTTTTTGGAAAATTACCTTTCCGCTGCTGTACCCTGCGTTATTTACAGTATTAATTTTATCAATTGGTGTTACGTTTGGTATCTTCACAGAAGTTTACCAATTAACAGGTGGAGGACCAAATTTTGCAACGAATACATGGCAAATGGAGATCTTTACAAGAGCATTCTCAAATCTTCAAGCAGGTTATGCTTCTGCCATTGCAATTATTGCTTCCGTTGTAACGTTTATTTCGGTTTTTATCATTCGAAAACTCTTAGAAATGTGGGGGAAACGAAATGGGTGGAGCTAAGAAAAAAGGCTTATGGTTTCGTTACCTAATTGCCGTTATTCTATTACTGATTATGATTTATCCATATATTTATATGGTGCTAAATTCTTTTGCTGATTGGGATCAAGTAGATAAGAAGCTATTTCCGACAGAGTATTCCTTGAAATCGTATGAATGGTTATTGGGTGGTGGGGAAGCTGCTATCCCAAGGCCATGGTTGAATGCATTCTTCAATAGCTTTATTGTCTCGGGGGCCTCAACACTATTGATGATGGTATCTGCCGTTATGGTCGCCTATGCACTAGCAAAGATGCCATTTAAAGGAAGAGACACGATAAATAACTTTATATTATTTCAAATGTTCTTTCCAGCCATCATTTTGTTAATCCCTACATTCCTTTTGATTCAACGAATCGGAATGTATGACTCATACTGGGGATTGATTTTGCCAAAAGCCATGAGTTTATGGGCCGTATTTATGTATACGAACTTTTTCAAGGCGATACCAGAAACGTTTATCGAAGCGGCAAAGCTAGACGGTGCGAGCGAGTTGCAAATTATGTACAAAATCGTCTTGCCAATGTCTAAATCAATAACGACCGTTATCTTCTTATTCTTGTTCATGGAAAGATGGACTGAGCTATTATGGGATATGTTGGTCGCGAAGAGTGATAACATGCTAACGCTGAATGTCCTGTTATCACAAATGTTCGGTCCATATGGCGGCTATCCAGGCCCTTTGTATGCTGCCTCTGTTTTATTAACACTGCCTATCATTATCATCTTCTTGCTGTTTGCGAAAAAGTTCCAAGAAGGTATGCAATTTACACTTAAGTAATGGCTGTTTTCGTAATGATTGTTGTTAAAATCTTAAAGCCGATTTTAACGTGGAAATTGTTATTTTGCGTTTTAGAATTTAGTTTGCAGGCTCTTTTCTTATTACATTCTGTTCCAAAAAGAAACAAAGTTTAAGAAAAGAGCCTAAGTAATAGAAGTTTTTGCGAGATTGGAGTTCAAACACAATGGTTAAATGGTGGAAACAATCGACTTTTTATGAAATCTATATGCCAAGCTTTAAAGATGGAAACGGTGACGGAATAGGGGACTTTGCTGGTATTACCTCAAAGCTCGACTATTTAAAGGGATTGGGGATTGATGGACTGTGGCTTACACCCTTTTATCCATCCCCAAAGGTGGATAACGGCTATGATATTTCCGATTACTATGGGATTGACCCCGATTATGGAACGATGGCCGATTTTGAGATATTCATTCAAGAGGCACATCGTCGCGGTATCAAGGTGATAGCCGATTTAGTGTTGAACCACACCTCATCTAAACATCAGTGGTTCCAAGAGTCAAAATCACGGAAGGAGCATCCGAAACGAGATTGGTATATTTGGAAGGATGAACCGAACAATTGGGAATCTTTCTTTGGTGGATCTGCTTGGGAGTACGATGAAAACACCAGTCAATATTATTATCATGCCTTTGCTAAGGAGCAGGTTGACCTGAATTGGGCCAATCCTGAAGTTAAAACAGCGATGTTGGATACCATGAAGTTTTGGCTGGAAAAAGGAGTCGATGGCTTCCGGCTTGATGTCATTAATTTCTTAAAGGTGAATGATTCGTTTCAAGACAACCCATTTGATGTGGAAAAGAATGAACAAATTCATTTATACGATAAAGACCAAGAAGGAATATTAGCTGTCATTGAGGAAATAGCTGAATTTGTTCATCAGTATCCAGATAAATTTCTTGTTGGTGAAGTTGGTTCTGAAGACCTGGATATTCTAAAACAATATTCGGGCCTTAACAAATTAGATGTTGTCTTTAATTTTAATATTGGCAGCATTGAGACGTTTGATGTGGAAAAGCTCTTTCAACAAGTAGTTGAAACGGAGAAGATTTATGATCAGTCGCAAATCCCGACCTTGTTCTTTTCTAGTCATGATATGTCCAGACACTTTTCTAGATTTGGCGGTGAAGAGGACCGAGCCAAATTAGTCGCAGCTTTCATGCTTACAGCGAAGGGTGTTCCGTTCATTTATCAAGGTGATGAGATTGGAATGAGAGATTGGATGACGGATGATATTTCCAAAATGAAAGATGTACAAGGCATTACGCACTATCAATTGGCCTTACAAGCTGGTAAGTCGCAAGAGGAAGCATTGGTAATTGCCAACGAAAAGTCGAGGGATAAATCACGAACCCCCATGCAGTGGACTGCTGATTTGAATGTCGGTTTTTCAGAAAAGGGGCCGTGGATCACGATTCCTGAGGAAGCTTACAAAATTAATGTGGAAGACCAGCAAAACGATCCTGATTCCATGCTTGCTTTTTATAAAAAGCTGCTGTGGCTGCGAAAAAAACATTCAGCCCTCAGCAATGGCGATTATGAATTATTACGGAATGAAGATGATATGATTTCCTTCGTTAAGAAGGATTGTGTTGAAAGAATAGTAGTAGTTTTGAACTTCTCTAATCAACCAAAAACGCTTGATATAGGTTTGAAGGGCGAATTGCTGCTCTCTACTAAGCGGGAGTCGCTTGAATGTAATCAGGCTATCTCAATATTGGAGAATGAAGTTTTGATTTTAAAGGGGGATATTGAAAATGGCTGTTTTAAATAAAGGGAATGTCAAAACATGTGAACAGTTGTTGGAAGAATTTAATTCGAATTCTCAACCTGCCAATGCAGAAAGGATCGTTTTCACAGGAATTGGTGAAAAAGATGTCTATAATATTTGCGCACCGTTTGAAGACGAAGGGGAGCTTGTTATTGCAGGACGGGTAGAGTCACGTGACAGTGAGCACTCTCATGTTTATTTCTTTGTCGAGAGAAATGGAAAGTGGGTACCAAGAGAGAATGCACCTGTCCTTGAGTTACAAGATCCATTCTTTACTCGCATAGCAGGAGAGTTAATTGTAGGTGGCGTTCAAATCTTCCCACATCCAATTAATGCGGGTCAACTTGGCTGGAGAACGGTTTTTTATAAAGGACAGTCCATTGCAGGGCTGCAGGAATTTGCAAAAGGTCCGGACGGAATGAAGGACCTTCGTCTTGTGGAATTAAAGGACGGAAGTATTGGCGTATTGACAAGACCTCAAGGGGAAAAAGGCGGAAGAGGAAAGATTGGTTGGACACGAATTTCTTCATTAGCTGAATTGACTCTCGATGTGATTAACGAAGCTCCTTTGCTAGAAGACCAGTTTATTGATGAACAGTGGGGTGGAGCAAACGAACCGCACCTATTAGCAAATGGACTTGTCGGTGTCCTCGGCCATATCGCTTCCTTTGATGAAGAGGGAAATCGTCATTATTATCCAATGGTATTTGCCCTTGATCCAGAAACAGGTGATATTTCTGACATGAAGCTAATTGCTACTAGAAGCAATTTTCTTCCTGGTCCATCGAAACGACCAGACCTAGAGGATGTTGTCTTTAGTGGCGGATTAGTTCGAAGACCGGATAGAAGTGCTGATATTTATGCAGGAATTAGTGACGCAGAAGCTCAAAAAATAACGATCGTGGATCCATTTTTACAATATGAACGGTAATTTGAACTTTGAATGGAGGAGAACTGAAAATGAATATATATAGATATGAAGAGAACCCATTGGTTACCCCAATGGATGTAACACCACATCGCCCAGATTTTGAAGTAATTGGAGCATTTAATGCGGGGATTACAACATATAACGATGAAATTATTATGCTTCTTCGTGTAGCTGAGCGCCCAATTAGTGAAGATCCTAATGTTATCAAAGCACCCATTTACAATCCAGAAACCCGTGAACTAGAGATAGTAGACTTAAATCTAAGTGACAATCAGTTTGATTTTTCTGATCCACGTACGATTAAGAAGAGTGGAGATTCAAATGGTTTTGTTTATTTAACCTCCCTATCCTACTTGCGGATTGCGCGAAGCAAAGATGGTCATCACTTCACGATTGATGAAAAACCGTTCGTATATCCATCCAATGAGTTAGAGACCTTTGGGATTGAGGACCCGAGGATTACTAAAATAGATGATACTTACTATATATATTTTAGTGCTGTTTCACCGGTTGGTGTTGGCGAATCAATGGTTTCCACAAAAGACTTTGTGACAACAGAACATCACGGAATGATTTTTGCACCGGAAAATAAGGATGTATTAATTTTTCCTGAAAAAATAAATGGAAAATACTATGCGCTTCATCGTCCGGTACCTAAAAGTGTCGGAGAGCCAGAAATTTGGATTGCTGAATCCACAAACCTCTTACATTGGGGGAACCACAAGCATTTACTAGGTTTACGTGAAGGTATGTGGGACAGCGCTCGCATGGGCGGGGGAGCCGTTCCTTTTAAAACAGAGAAAGGCTGGCTCGAGCTGTACCATGGTGCGACTTCGGATCACCGCTATTGTATGGGTGCTGTGTTACTTGACTTGGAAGATCCAACAAAGGTCATTGCCCGCTCCAACCAGCCGATTATTGAACCTGAAGCAGATTATGAGGTGGAAGGATTCTTTGGAAATGTTGTCTTTTCATGTGGTGCTGTTGTTGAAGGTGATGTTGTTAAAATGTACTACGGTGTTGCTGACACATCGATGGCTTGTGCTGAATTAAGTTTAAAAGAAATTTTGGATTCATTGACTTATCTATAATAGCTAAAAAAGTGCCAAAATCGTCTATTGATTTTGGCCTTTTTAACATAACTTTGGCAGGACCTTGAGAGTTAAGGCGATTACTAAAGTGAATTATTTACTAGATTGCAAGAGGGGCAGCCATTAGCCAACTCAGCTTTAAAAGGGGAACAATTGAATGTTTCAAGTATTTAAGTCTTTTTCTACAGAATTGAAGTTTTATTTACTGATGAATGCCCTATTTTCCTTTGGGGGAGTTTTGTCAGGTGTTTTTCAAAGTGTTTTCCTATGGAAGCTGGATAAAACCTATTCCTTGCTGGCCCATTATAGTTTGTATTGGTCGATTGCACTCATCTTTTGCTTTGGAATTTGCGGGTGGCTTGCTCGGAAGACGAGCCCGATGATTACGATGCGATTAGGCTTTGTCTTTTACCTGATCACCTATTTAATTATGCTTATTTTTCATGATACATTACGTGATCATATTATGTTGTTAGGGTTTTCAAATGGATTGGCAATGAGCCTCTATTATGTGGGCATGCACTTGGCGGTATTAGATCTAACTACGAATGATAATCGTGACCAATTTTTATATGTACAAGGAATTTTATTTACCATTGGCGGTGTCATCGGCCCGGTTCTGTCAGGAAATATCATCTCACAATTCGAGGGTATGTTTGGTTATTATGTCGTTTTTATTGGGACCTGTGTATTCTTTTTTATTGCCTTTTTAACCTCATTAAAGGTAAAGGGACATGCGATTACAACCAAAAGTTATTTTTGGGAAGTCATTAAGAATCCATCGAGGGAATGGAAGAAGATGTATAAGGTAATGTTTGCTGATGGAATTGTATCGGGCGTGTACGGTACCTTCTTGATTACGATGATTACCTTCAAAGTCGCTGGCGGAGAATTGAGTTTAGGTATTTATAATACTGCAGCTGAACTTGTTGCTATTGCTACTTTCTATGTACTCGCTAGGTACTCTAATCCGAAATATCGTCTTGCCATTTATGCGATTGGCTCGATTAGTATATTTTTGAGTTCTGTTCTGTTATCAATCTTTCCTGTAATCATTTCGTTGGTTGTTTTTGGGGTAATCTCGCCTTTAGCACAGAATATGATTACGAACTCGATGAGTGCGATGATCTACCAGGCCATTGAGAAGGATCCAGAGTACAAGGAAAAGCGTTTAGATTATATCATTATCCGTGAAATTCCACTTGGAGTAGGAAGAATCATTGGTGTAGTTTTGTTTTTAGTCATGAGAAAATACCTTGATTTTGACCAGCTTTTGCCGATATCGTTTAGTCTTTTTCCAGTTGTATATGTCATCATGATTCCATCACTCTATATTATCTGGAGAAAATCAAAAAAAGTTTCTGTACTTCGTTCTAATGAATCATAAGTTTGGGAGGAATTATTTATGTTGGGTGCCATTGAAGCAGGAGGGACAAAATTCGTTTGTGCAGTCGGTAATGATACGGGGCAGATCATTGAACGAATCCAGATTCCAACGACGATCCCTGCTGAAACAATGCAGCAGGTGATTGAATTTTTTAAAAAATATTCTATAAAATCCATCGGTGTGGGTTCGTTTGGCCCGATTGATGTTATCAAGGAAAGTCCTACCTTCGGTTTCATAACCTCTACACCAAAACCAGGATGGAACCATTATCCGTTTGTGCAAGTTTTAAAAGAGGCATTTTCAGTTCCAGTTGGATTCAATACGGATGTAAATGCAGCTGCATTGGGAGAGGCAACCTTTGGTGCTGCTAAAGGATTGGACAGCTGCTTGTACATTACCATTGGTACAGGAATTGGAGCAGGGGCGATTGTCCAAGGTGAACTCCTCCAAGGACTTTCACACCCTGAAATGGGACATATTCTTGTTAGACGTCATCCGAATGACCAATACAAAGGAAAATGTCCATATCATCACGATTGCTTAGAAGGGCTTGCTGCCGGACCAGCGATTGAAGCACGTTGGGGTGTTAAGGGTGATCAGCTTGTAGACCAAGGTGAGGTTTGGGATATGGAAGGTTACTATATTGCTCAAGCTCTGATGCAATATATCTTAATTCTTTCGCCGAAAAAAATCATCCTAGGCGGTGGAGTGATGAAACAGAAACAAGTATTTACTTTTGTTAATAGGTATTTAAAGGAATTTGTTAATGGGTATGTAGCTTTGCCGGAGCTTACTAATTATATTGTCAGCCCTGGTTTAGGTGATAATGCGGGGATAACTGGCTCGCTAATGCTTGCTCATCAAGCATTGCTAGCGGAGAATGAATGATAAACGTAATTTGGGAGGAATAATCGTGCAACCATTGTTATTAAAACCAGTTTTTAAAGAGCGAATTTGGGGTGGAACAGCTTTACGTGATGAATTTGGCTATGAAATTCCAAATGATCAAACAGGAGAATGCTGGGCAATTTCTGCTCATCCAAATGGACCTTCTATTATTGAAAATGGCCCTTACGCAGGTATGGCCTTGGACGAATTATGGCGTAAGAATCCAGAGCTGTTTGGAAACCCAAAGGAAGAGGCGTTTCCACTTTTAACAAAAATCTTGGATGCGAACATGGATTTATCGGTACAGGTACATCCGGAAGATGCGTATGCGAAGGTTCATGAAAATGGCGAGCTTGGAAAAACAGAATGTTGGTATATCCTCGACTGTAAAAAGGACGCTCATATGATCTTCGGTCATAATGCAAAAACAAAAGAAGACCTAATCCAGCAAATTAGTAAAGGAAAATGGAATGAATTGCTCCGAAAAGTGAAGATTAAGCCTGGTGACTTTTTCTACGTACCAAGTGGAACAATTCACGCTTTGTGTGAAGGTACGCTTGTCTTGGAAACGCAGCAAAGCTCTGATACCACCTACCGCGTATATGATTATGACCGTCGTGATACGGAGGGAAATCTGCGCGACCTTCATTTAGAAAAGGCTATTGATGTGACAACAGTACCGCATCATGAAACGGGTTTTTCTCCGGTGGTTGAAGCGCGGGAAAATGCTACTATTACAATGTTTGCGAAATCTTCGTTTTTCTCCGTATATAAATGGGATATTAATGGGAAATCTGCATTTTCTTTTATTGATCAATATTTGCTTCTCAGTGTCATTAAGGGAGATGGGGTCCTTGTTCATGACGGAGAGCGTTATCCATTGAAAAAAGGAACCCATTTCATTATTCCAGTGGGATTAGGAGAATTTGTGGTTGACGGAAAATGTGAGTTGATTGTATCCCACACCTAATCATTAAAATTAGCTATTGAGGGTGATTTCATGAAACCGACTAAAAAGAGGAGATTACCATTGATGAGCTGTATAGGTGATTAGGGGTTTAGTGTGACAGTATCTTCTTACTATGAATTTGAAAAAGAAAGGAGTGAGATAGTATGATTATCAATGTCGATTTAGTAGCAAAACTAATAGACGAACAGTTTCCAGAATGGTCTCATTTATCTATCAAACCTGTAAAAAAAGGTGGAAATGATAATAGAACATTTCATTTAGGGGATCATTTGAGTGTCAGGTTACCTAGTGCAGCGGCTTATGCTCCACAGGTGGAAAAAGAACAAAAGTGGCTTCCCATTTTTGCTGAAAAACTTTCATTGTCAGTTTCTACTCCGATAGCAAAAGGAGATCCGAACAATGAATATCCGTGGTCCTGGTCCATCTATAAATGGCTTGAGGGAGACCCTCTATCTCATAACAATATTGATAACCTTAATCATCTAGCAAAAGACTTGGGGTCGTTTTTAAAAGAGTTACGAGCCATCGATACTAGTGGAGGTCCGTTAGCTGGTCAGCATAATTTTTATAGAGGCGGTTCATTATCTATATACAATGAAGAATCTAGAAATGCTATTGAAAACAACAGTGACACTTTTGATGGTGGTTTGCTGAGTGAAATCTGGAGCTTAGCTTTAGATTCTGAATGGAAGTCAGAGCCTGTATGGGTACACGGTGATATAGCAACAGGGAATTTGTTAGTGAAGGATGGAAAGCTCTGTGCGGTTATTGACTTTGGAATAGTAGGAGTAGGAGATCCTTCTTGTGACGCTGCAATAGCTTGGAATTTCTTTGATGATACCAGTAGAGAAGTATTTAAGAATGAATTAAAGTTTGACGAAGGAACCTGGAATAGAGCACGAGGATGGGCTCTGTGGAAGGCATTAATCACATATGACTCTTACAAAAATTTTGATAAAGTAAGAGCGGAAGAAGCATCTAATATTATTTGGACTATAATCCAAGATTACAAAAACTAATCAAACACATTGGGGACGGTTCTGATGGCTTTTTATCTTTTATATAACGATACACTGTCACACCCTGAGCTTTGTCAAAGATTCGTAAATTAATTGGTTATGCTAGGTTCTGTATTATGATGGAGTTCGCTAAATTAACCATTCACCCTAATCTAACATTAGATAATGGTGTAGGTTTCTGACACCTTTAAATTACCAAAAGTTGACGGTATTGCCTCTCCGGAGATTTGGGGTCAGACCCCACTCCCAATAGTTGTATATTAGTGTATGAAGAAAAGGGTCATACGCTTTTCTAATAGAATGTGAAGATATTATGAGAAATGGGACTAAGGGGACGGTTATTATAGCTTTTTGAATACGTTTCACACTTTTATAAAAGATTTAGTTAACCGGATTTATGCAGGTCTTATGAGGATAAGATGAATATGAAATGCCAGAAAAAAGAGATGAGGGAAAAAAGATGATTGTCATTGAAAATGATTGGTTGAAGGTTGATATTGTCAGACACGGAGCAGAAGTACGTAAAGTGACTCATAAGAAAAATGCGCTGGATTATATGTGGACAGGAGATGAGGCATATTGGGGACGAGTCTCTCCTGTCTTATTTCCGATTGTGGGACGGTTAAAGGAAGATCAATATAAACTGGATGACCAAACCTACAAGATGTCACAGCATGGCTTTCTGCGTGACGTTGAATTCGATGTGGCTGAGCAGACATCAACAACCGTTTCTTTTGTGTTTGAGTCTCTTGGACGCTTTATTCATGTATATCCTTACGAATTTAAAGCGGTGATTCGATATCGTCTCATGGAGGACTCGCTAATTGTTCAGTGGCAAATCCTGAATGAAAACAAGGAAGAGATGTATTTTTCCATTGGTGCACATCCTGCGTTTAAGGTTCCACTAGGAGAAAATGAAACCATTGAAGATTACCATTTGAACATTACACCTGCGGCAAATAAGCAAGTGATGGAATATGAGCTAAAGAATTCCCTCATTCATGAGAAAGGGACAGTAAATGACCTCTCAACGATTCAACTTACAAACTCTCTATTTGCCCATGATGCTCTAATTTACAGCAATATCGATAAAGTCACATTGGTATCTAATCAGTCGAGTCATGGTGTAGAAGTAATGTTTCAAGGTTTTCCGTTTGTTGGGATTTGGTCAAAATATATGGAAACAGATGGGACGATAGCTCCGTTTGTTTGCATTGAGCCTTGGTACGGCATTGCAGATAAATATAACACAACAGGGAACTTAAAAGAGAAGTTTGGCGTCAATAAGCTAGAAGTGGGGGAAGCGTTTCAGGCTGAATATATAATGAAGTTTCATTAAAGGGGGGCCAGGAGCTAGGGGGCCGGTTCTCGTGGCTCCTTGACGGTCTAAAGGAATCAGGAAAATACACTTGAATAATCCTCGACAAATATTTCGCTAGAAAGTAGCATAAAATTGGTTGTTCTAAAGGGTTTTAGGCTTATTTAATTAAACGTTTAGATGGTGTTTTTCATTGTAGAAGTTTGATAGGATGTGTATGTTT
This genomic stretch from Neobacillus niacini harbors:
- a CDS encoding glycoside hydrolase family 130 protein, whose protein sequence is MNIYRYEENPLVTPMDVTPHRPDFEVIGAFNAGITTYNDEIIMLLRVAERPISEDPNVIKAPIYNPETRELEIVDLNLSDNQFDFSDPRTIKKSGDSNGFVYLTSLSYLRIARSKDGHHFTIDEKPFVYPSNELETFGIEDPRITKIDDTYYIYFSAVSPVGVGESMVSTKDFVTTEHHGMIFAPENKDVLIFPEKINGKYYALHRPVPKSVGEPEIWIAESTNLLHWGNHKHLLGLREGMWDSARMGGGAVPFKTEKGWLELYHGATSDHRYCMGAVLLDLEDPTKVIARSNQPIIEPEADYEVEGFFGNVVFSCGAVVEGDVVKMYYGVADTSMACAELSLKEILDSLTYL
- a CDS encoding ABC transporter substrate-binding protein; the protein is MKMKKVASIVFAASLTVAGLAACSTGNKEQSGGADKNGVTTIEFWAAPNPTQQVYWKEVAEEFTKENPKIKVNVSPMKESPTSEASIQSAIAGGSAPTISENINRGFAAQLSESKALVPLDELEGWDEVKESRNMAETMKGWEFADGHQYVLPIYSNAMLFGWRLDILKELGYNEPPKTYSEMLDVAEKLKAKYPDKYLWAKADLADPTAWKRWFDFFMLYDAASNGNKFVEGTKFTGEQKAGEQVLGLMDDLRKADALLTRQSKDPFESGLGIFVDVGPWTIPYWAEKFPELKFNETFTLAAPPVPDGVDTENVKTFADTKGLVIYASATKEQQKAAMTFINWVYSTPDNDLKWLEKTSLPPARDDLTTNDTFKAFFDKNPALQPYAAAVPNGIPPMDNSKYNDIQTFIGQHAFNPVVKGEKDPKTGWKDMQKAIKEALK
- a CDS encoding carbohydrate ABC transporter permease, which codes for MGGAKKKGLWFRYLIAVILLLIMIYPYIYMVLNSFADWDQVDKKLFPTEYSLKSYEWLLGGGEAAIPRPWLNAFFNSFIVSGASTLLMMVSAVMVAYALAKMPFKGRDTINNFILFQMFFPAIILLIPTFLLIQRIGMYDSYWGLILPKAMSLWAVFMYTNFFKAIPETFIEAAKLDGASELQIMYKIVLPMSKSITTVIFLFLFMERWTELLWDMLVAKSDNMLTLNVLLSQMFGPYGGYPGPLYAASVLLTLPIIIIFLLFAKKFQEGMQFTLK
- the manA gene encoding mannose-6-phosphate isomerase, class I → MVQPLLLKPVFKERIWGGTALRDEFGYEIPNDQTGECWAISAHPNGPSIIENGPYAGMALDELWRKNPELFGNPKEEAFPLLTKILDANMDLSVQVHPEDAYAKVHENGELGKTECWYILDCKKDAHMIFGHNAKTKEDLIQQISKGKWNELLRKVKIKPGDFFYVPSGTIHALCEGTLVLETQQSSDTTYRVYDYDRRDTEGNLRDLHLEKAIDVTTVPHHETGFSPVVEARENATITMFAKSSFFSVYKWDINGKSAFSFIDQYLLLSVIKGDGVLVHDGERYPLKKGTHFIIPVGLGEFVVDGKCELIVSHT
- a CDS encoding MFS transporter gives rise to the protein MFQVFKSFSTELKFYLLMNALFSFGGVLSGVFQSVFLWKLDKTYSLLAHYSLYWSIALIFCFGICGWLARKTSPMITMRLGFVFYLITYLIMLIFHDTLRDHIMLLGFSNGLAMSLYYVGMHLAVLDLTTNDNRDQFLYVQGILFTIGGVIGPVLSGNIISQFEGMFGYYVVFIGTCVFFFIAFLTSLKVKGHAITTKSYFWEVIKNPSREWKKMYKVMFADGIVSGVYGTFLITMITFKVAGGELSLGIYNTAAELVAIATFYVLARYSNPKYRLAIYAIGSISIFLSSVLLSIFPVIISLVVFGVISPLAQNMITNSMSAMIYQAIEKDPEYKEKRLDYIIIREIPLGVGRIIGVVLFLVMRKYLDFDQLLPISFSLFPVVYVIMIPSLYIIWRKSKKVSVLRSNES
- a CDS encoding glycoside hydrolase family 13 protein; this translates as MVKWWKQSTFYEIYMPSFKDGNGDGIGDFAGITSKLDYLKGLGIDGLWLTPFYPSPKVDNGYDISDYYGIDPDYGTMADFEIFIQEAHRRGIKVIADLVLNHTSSKHQWFQESKSRKEHPKRDWYIWKDEPNNWESFFGGSAWEYDENTSQYYYHAFAKEQVDLNWANPEVKTAMLDTMKFWLEKGVDGFRLDVINFLKVNDSFQDNPFDVEKNEQIHLYDKDQEGILAVIEEIAEFVHQYPDKFLVGEVGSEDLDILKQYSGLNKLDVVFNFNIGSIETFDVEKLFQQVVETEKIYDQSQIPTLFFSSHDMSRHFSRFGGEEDRAKLVAAFMLTAKGVPFIYQGDEIGMRDWMTDDISKMKDVQGITHYQLALQAGKSQEEALVIANEKSRDKSRTPMQWTADLNVGFSEKGPWITIPEEAYKINVEDQQNDPDSMLAFYKKLLWLRKKHSALSNGDYELLRNEDDMISFVKKDCVERIVVVLNFSNQPKTLDIGLKGELLLSTKRESLECNQAISILENEVLILKGDIENGCFK
- a CDS encoding carbohydrate ABC transporter permease gives rise to the protein MSTKHGRMGWLFASPYLIYALVFFLIPLVWSLFLSFTDWNLISPTFTFVGLENYMEAFRSPGVQSAFFVTFKFLAVFVPLVVASSIIVALIVQGLPKFKGLFLIGFFLPYLASGVVSSFIVKGILSYNSPVNEFLRNSLGLDINWLGSPFAALFVVAMIIAWKFTGYYALILTSGFESIGTEIYEAAMIDGVTPWQRFWKITFPLLYPALFTVLILSIGVTFGIFTEVYQLTGGGPNFATNTWQMEIFTRAFSNLQAGYASAIAIIASVVTFISVFIIRKLLEMWGKRNGWS
- a CDS encoding MTP-1 family protein, producing the protein MAVLNKGNVKTCEQLLEEFNSNSQPANAERIVFTGIGEKDVYNICAPFEDEGELVIAGRVESRDSEHSHVYFFVERNGKWVPRENAPVLELQDPFFTRIAGELIVGGVQIFPHPINAGQLGWRTVFYKGQSIAGLQEFAKGPDGMKDLRLVELKDGSIGVLTRPQGEKGGRGKIGWTRISSLAELTLDVINEAPLLEDQFIDEQWGGANEPHLLANGLVGVLGHIASFDEEGNRHYYPMVFALDPETGDISDMKLIATRSNFLPGPSKRPDLEDVVFSGGLVRRPDRSADIYAGISDAEAQKITIVDPFLQYER
- a CDS encoding ROK family protein — protein: MLGAIEAGGTKFVCAVGNDTGQIIERIQIPTTIPAETMQQVIEFFKKYSIKSIGVGSFGPIDVIKESPTFGFITSTPKPGWNHYPFVQVLKEAFSVPVGFNTDVNAAALGEATFGAAKGLDSCLYITIGTGIGAGAIVQGELLQGLSHPEMGHILVRRHPNDQYKGKCPYHHDCLEGLAAGPAIEARWGVKGDQLVDQGEVWDMEGYYIAQALMQYILILSPKKIILGGGVMKQKQVFTFVNRYLKEFVNGYVALPELTNYIVSPGLGDNAGITGSLMLAHQALLAENE